In Acidobacteriota bacterium, the following are encoded in one genomic region:
- a CDS encoding enoyl-CoA hydratase/isomerase family protein translates to MAKLVDYTVDNGLAIIELNSPPAHAYGHEMMRDLDDAILQARMDDEVFVIILRGKGDKFFCGGADIKMLNEKSPSYFYYFSLHAQETARRLELTPKLVIAAINGHCMGGGFEIALACDIRVAKRDGGRLGLPEINLGLEPGVGGTQRLPRIIGYAKAVEIIATGRALAFEEALDLGILHYVYEPATFWEETLAYARQFCPPNKASMAVGRIKLSARMSLETGIHEGIVIEHETLQQLYVSADAREGVSAYLQKRQAKYTGK, encoded by the coding sequence ATGGCAAAATTGGTCGATTACACAGTAGATAACGGGCTGGCTATCATTGAATTGAACAGCCCTCCGGCGCACGCTTATGGCCATGAGATGATGCGTGATCTGGATGACGCCATCCTGCAGGCGCGCATGGATGACGAGGTGTTCGTCATCATCCTGCGCGGCAAAGGCGACAAGTTTTTCTGCGGCGGCGCGGACATCAAGATGCTCAACGAGAAATCGCCGAGCTACTTCTACTACTTTTCCTTGCACGCTCAGGAGACCGCGCGGCGCCTGGAGCTGACGCCAAAGCTGGTGATCGCGGCCATCAACGGCCACTGCATGGGCGGTGGATTTGAGATTGCGCTGGCCTGCGACATCCGCGTCGCCAAGCGCGATGGCGGGCGTCTGGGCCTGCCTGAAATTAATCTTGGCCTCGAGCCCGGCGTGGGCGGCACGCAACGTCTGCCGCGCATTATCGGTTACGCCAAGGCCGTCGAGATCATCGCCACCGGCCGCGCGCTGGCTTTTGAAGAAGCGCTCGACCTGGGCATCCTCCATTACGTTTACGAACCAGCCACGTTCTGGGAAGAGACACTGGCCTACGCCCGTCAGTTCTGCCCACCCAACAAGGCCTCCATGGCCGTGGGCCGCATCAAGCTATCGGCGCGTATGTCGCTCGAAACCGGCATCCACGAAGGCATCGTGATCGAGCACGAAACGCTCCAGCAACTTTACGTTAGCGCGGATGCCCGCGAGGGAGTCAGTGCTTATTTGCAGAAGCGGCAGGCCAAGTACACAGGCAAATAA
- a CDS encoding aldehyde dehydrogenase, whose protein sequence is MSTAEATGLRLKNFVNGEQVDALSGAVSEVRDPATGELVGFVPKGGAEDAKRAIDAADAAFEAWSDTGVQERARLLSKAHDAVHHHVPELAALLNREQGKPVSEAMTEIEHFLHGLDFYAGLATKVRGAHVSLPDFPNKNAFGLVMRRPIGVCAGIVPWNFPITLMGTKVGPALVAGNTMVIKPAGSTPMTAIRVIELMNEAGLPKGVLNIVTGPGSSVGEELISNAKVRRVAFTGASNTGQHIMEVAGRTFKRVTLELGGSDPMIVCDDADLARAASMGAVGRYFNCGQQCLGVKRMYVFENVYDAFVEQLVGKVKKLKVGLGTEKDTRIGPLHTDAQRAEVQEQVEDAIKRGGKVLAGGKAASGFKTSNFFEPTLMVDVPHDSRLVQEEVFGPALPVFKVKDLDEAIRLANSSMFGLGSSIWTKDLSRANKAANKIQAGITWINSLHYGYDELPFGGVKMSGIGREHGPEALDYYIEPKGVVYAGL, encoded by the coding sequence ATGTCAACAGCGGAAGCAACTGGATTGAGACTTAAGAATTTTGTGAACGGCGAGCAGGTGGACGCGCTTAGCGGCGCGGTCTCGGAAGTACGCGACCCCGCCACCGGAGAGCTTGTCGGCTTCGTACCAAAGGGCGGCGCGGAGGATGCCAAGCGCGCGATTGACGCAGCGGATGCGGCGTTTGAAGCCTGGTCGGACACTGGCGTACAAGAGCGCGCGCGTTTGCTCTCGAAGGCGCATGACGCCGTGCATCATCATGTGCCGGAGTTGGCGGCGCTGCTGAATCGCGAGCAAGGCAAGCCGGTCAGCGAAGCCATGACCGAGATTGAGCACTTCCTGCACGGCCTGGATTTCTACGCCGGACTGGCCACCAAGGTTCGCGGCGCCCATGTTTCGCTGCCGGACTTCCCGAACAAGAACGCTTTCGGCTTGGTGATGCGACGCCCCATCGGCGTCTGCGCCGGCATCGTGCCGTGGAACTTCCCCATCACCCTGATGGGCACCAAGGTCGGCCCCGCACTGGTGGCGGGCAATACCATGGTCATCAAACCGGCGGGCAGCACGCCAATGACCGCGATTCGCGTGATCGAGCTGATGAATGAAGCAGGCCTGCCCAAGGGCGTGTTGAACATCGTTACCGGCCCCGGTTCGAGCGTCGGCGAAGAGTTGATCTCCAACGCCAAGGTTCGCCGCGTGGCCTTCACCGGCGCATCCAACACCGGCCAGCACATCATGGAAGTCGCCGGACGCACGTTCAAGCGCGTTACGCTGGAACTGGGCGGCTCCGATCCGATGATCGTCTGCGACGATGCGGACCTCGCTCGCGCCGCGTCAATGGGCGCCGTGGGCCGCTACTTTAACTGCGGCCAGCAGTGCCTGGGCGTGAAGCGCATGTACGTCTTTGAGAACGTTTACGATGCCTTCGTTGAACAGCTTGTGGGCAAGGTGAAGAAGTTGAAGGTCGGTCTGGGCACCGAGAAGGACACCCGCATCGGCCCATTGCACACCGACGCGCAGCGCGCCGAAGTGCAGGAGCAAGTGGAAGACGCGATCAAGCGCGGCGGCAAAGTTCTGGCCGGCGGCAAGGCTGCGTCAGGCTTCAAGACCTCGAATTTCTTCGAGCCAACGTTGATGGTGGATGTCCCGCACGATTCGCGTTTGGTTCAAGAAGAAGTCTTCGGCCCCGCCCTGCCCGTCTTCAAGGTAAAGGATCTGGACGAAGCGATCCGCCTGGCCAACAGCTCTATGTTCGGCCTCGGCTCCTCCATCTGGACCAAGGACCTGTCCCGCGCCAACAAGGCGGCGAACAAGATTCAGGCCGGCATTACCTGGATCAACTCGCTGCACTACGGCTATGATGAACTGCCTTTCGGCGGCGTGAAGATGAGCGGCATCGGTCGCGAGCACGGCCCCGAGGCGCTGGATTATTACATCGAGCCCAAGGGCGTCGTTTACGCCGGACTGTAA